In Aedes albopictus strain Foshan chromosome 3, AalbF5, whole genome shotgun sequence, the genomic window ACCCAACGAGGGCTAGAGAGTTTTATGAAGTGGTCACAATTTCGAACAAAAAATCATCAGCAAATATAATCGATTCAGTTAGTTGAGATATAGAAGATCTTGTGGTGAAAAAATATTGCATCCGAAAAGTCCCATTAAAACCGAAAATCAGAAAATATCGCGGTAAATAACTCGAACAAAAcaagtatggtatgtgggggcaagatgggtcagggggcaagatgagtcagggggcaagatgggtcagggggcaagatgggtcagggggcaagatgggtcagtaccgttttcaatcgcacaatatatgttttgaatatttcaataattttcccagatgaacgacggagATACACATAAAaatggtatattgttttgaaaattctatacgttcctcgcacagaaaaaaaataaaatattttttcgttatactcatTATGCTATGCATTCTATATAACtatgtgtattgtgtagacggggcaagatgggtcaccctaatttttcggtatgtttgcatagtttttgaatatgttttattttttatggaaaggctattctgtgacctacattatcgaagcaaagagagcactgaaaatttgagaacatattttttaaattttccttcaaaaaatataggtttttaaagtccgtttatggctacccgaacaaaaatcttctagttctgagaataatctaccgatatgtttcaacaccttcttcatgtaatctgtacgtctatgaagcttagatgtatagagaaaaactagaagaaatagtattttttgttggaggaaaatcgagttttcttatagctgacccatcttgcccccgttaaaatgaggtggggcaagatgggtcatgttttgaaaattgtttgtcaagaagcatgtttcaaactttattacctttttatactcttatatcatagctgactagtgtatctaaGAGTCATGGTAGAATACAgcgaaatgcgatttatattcagaaagttatagagatccatttcttaggtgacccatcctgcccccacttaccatacttcTTATTGAGTTTTCAAACTGATACATCGAGACAGCACATGCATCTCTGGTAGTTAATGCAGAGACGAGTATAGCGACAATtttgttgttgacaagcacacatactcgaggcatgacacgcgagtttgccaatcCTTATGGGTTCATTAGGGTCAGAAGCCCTGGAAGCTAAGAAATGGTTGCGTTTCGGATCCAAAACAGCTTCTAGGCAAAGTATTGTAAAGCACCGTTTATCATCACTTGAATTCGTTGCATCTTGAGATTCCTAGGTAATTGTTTCGCTTACACACAtcctaagaccgttcgcaatgctgttttattttgaatggcgagttttaaaatttttaaaactcgccatacaaaataaaacagcattgcgaacggcctaatacACCTCTATCAAGCTGTGGTCCCGCTTCACCTCATATTTGATCAGCTTCCCGTACCGCCGTAGCAACCGCCTCCAGTAGCACTGGACGTCCTTCATCCTCAGATGCTTCCAAATATGGTTGAATCCTCGCTCGGCAATCTCCCGTGCCAACTCATCATGACCGGCAAAGAACCTTATTAATTCCTCCAGTTCCGCCTGGCTGGCACCGACCCGCACCGGAACATAGTGAACCCATGGTTTCATGGATGGATAGAAGAACTCCTGCCACTCGCTCCCGACGTGAAACACCAACGACCGACACAGGAACAGGTGCTTAAACCGGAAACTGGCCGCCACTCCACGGAAGTTGAACAAATACTTGTATTGGCAGTGATCCTCCAGGCGCACCTCCGCGGCCGGTTCAGCATTGAGCGTGTCTTTTGGCGATTTCCACGCCTGGTTCTTCGTGTACTGCGCGTCTACCAAATCAGGATCTCTGCGGGACAGCAGCACCAACGGATCCCGTTCATCTGAAGTCCGTGATCCACGGAAAAATGCCTTTCCCTTCTTCTTTTCCCACCTCCACGACTCACCAGCCTTCTTGATCGACACTCGGTGCTGATCCCATCGTCCCAATCCGGTCGGGTACAGGGAAATCGCCGGACCACCTTCCCAGAAGCCCCACGTCGGGTACATGATGTCCATGTAGTCTTCGGTTTTGCTGAACGACAGCACCGGAAGCTTCTCCCCGTGACTCCAACGTTTGTTGATCTGCGGCCAATCGCGACAGTTTATGATCAACTCCATGTCCGGCAGGTTGGCCAAATTCGGCTTGATGAAGTGCTCCACTCCAGAACAACGCGCCGGGAACATACAGTCCTTCTGACGGTACAAGCGGTGATCCACAATTTGATACCTTGTCCCATACGAGCGGGCCCGTTCAATCATCCGTTCAGTTATACCAGTCTGGAATGGGCGTAGATCCGCTTTCAGGACGTCTGCGTGGCAAGAGCAGTTGGCTTGCTGACATGGCTCATACGAGGCCAACGCTTCCTGGATCAGTGCCACGTATTTGTTGTCCGCTGAAAGTGGTTCGTTAGCGATTTTGATAATTTAGTTTTTATTTAACTTATAATTTTGAAAGAGGAAAAAGTCCAGATGTTTTGATTATCATACCGGCGTTGTAGAGATCGACCATCGGCTCATGCTGAGGCGTATCGTCGGAGCACGATTCCTTTGCCATGCACATACCGCCGTCATCGTCCGAAAGACCCAGCTGGATGGGTAGCACCAATAATGCTAAAACTATTTCTAAGTACGTCATAAATAATACTGTTGTTGCGGAACTCTATATTGAATTTAGAATTACTAATTGTTATTTCATTTaattattaaattaaaaaaaaatgagatcgCGTAGATGCCTGACAAACGGGACCAGCGCACGACACAAGTCAACAACAAACACTGTTTTGAAGCGAAGCGTACCTCGATGAACGCGATGAATTTCACAAACAGGGCGGCCAAATTTACAGACAGAACTGATAGAcatttagggaacgttcaaaaattacgtccaacatttgggggggggggggtctataaaagtgtgacagtacgtgtattgggtatagggaaattgcgtgacagaggggggagggggggtctagaaatcccgaaaaacgatggacgtaatttttgaatcttcccttacggAAGTGTTAAGATCCCATCAGTACACAGTTTGAAAtaattgtggatttaccggctacttgtattctactggTTActtaaggggtcattcaaatatgacgcccatcgtttaggggggaggggggggggtgggtctgagaaagtgtgacactccatgtataaggtacag contains:
- the LOC109419219 gene encoding O-glucosyltransferase rumi homolog, yielding MTYLEIVLALLVLPIQLGLSDDDGGMCMAKESCSDDTPQHEPMVDLYNAADNKYVALIQEALASYEPCQQANCSCHADVLKADLRPFQTGITERMIERARSYGTRYQIVDHRLYRQKDCMFPARCSGVEHFIKPNLANLPDMELIINCRDWPQINKRWSHGEKLPVLSFSKTEDYMDIMYPTWGFWEGGPAISLYPTGLGRWDQHRVSIKKAGESWRWEKKKGKAFFRGSRTSDERDPLVLLSRRDPDLVDAQYTKNQAWKSPKDTLNAEPAAEVRLEDHCQYKYLFNFRGVAASFRFKHLFLCRSLVFHVGSEWQEFFYPSMKPWVHYVPVRVGASQAELEELIRFFAGHDELAREIAERGFNHIWKHLRMKDVQCYWRRLLRRYGKLIKYEVKRDHSLIEVY